In Oryza brachyantha chromosome 2, ObraRS2, whole genome shotgun sequence, a single window of DNA contains:
- the LOC102718994 gene encoding carboxyl-terminal-processing peptidase 2, chloroplastic has product MATCSRPLFSVPAAAASPSPAVTRRGARLLRLHTVAVVSTWEPRSHRCAHMNLCCKATRRTSSDLTTGQHISALPRAVKRMLSSYASLLMSLRGNLAKGYKAAKPFLSIGFGRVVLGVVLVMSVSAATYTSPSSSALTEENLLFLEAWRAVDRAYYDKSFNGQSWFRYRETALRNEPMNTREETYAAIKKMLSTLDDPFTRFLEPEKFKSLRSGSQGTLTGVGLSIGYPMALNGSPSGLAVMSATPGGPAEKSGILTGDIILAIDNRSTEDMDIYDAAERLQGPEGSSVDLDIRSGSNTRHVVVKRQKVTLNPVRSRMCEIPGAKDNSKIGYIKLTTFNQNAAGSVKEALKKLRDNDVKSFVLDLRNNSGGLFPEGIEIAKIWMDKGVIVYICDSQGVRDIYEADGISTVAASEPLVVLVNKGTASASEILAGALKDNKRAVIYGEPTYGKGKIQSVFALSDGSGLAVTVARYETPAHTDIDKIGVIPDRPLPASFPTDEDAFCSCLRDSSSACNLNAAQLFTR; this is encoded by the exons ATGGCGACGTGCTCCCGCCCACTCTTctccgtccccgccgccgccgcctccccgtcgccggccgtgaCCCGTCGGGGCGCTCGTCTCCTACGGCTGCACACG GTGGCAGTTGTTTCCACATGGGAACCTCGTAGTCATCGGTGTGCTCACATGAATCTGTGCTGCAAGGCAACGAGGAGAACCAGCAGTGATTTAACAACTGGACAGCATATCTCCGCATTGCCGCGGGCAGTGAAGAGAATGCTGTCAAGCTATGCATCCCTGCTGATGAGTCTGCGTGGTAATCTTGCGAAAGGCTATAAGGCAGCCAAGCCCTTTCTGTCGATTGGCTTTGGCCGTGTGGTTTTGGGTGTGGTGCTTGTTATGTCTGTATCTGCAGCCACCTATACATCACCTTCAT CATCGGCGCTCACTGAGGAAAATTTGCTTTTCCTGGAGGCTTGGCGTGCAGTTGATCGTGCGTATTATGACAAATCGTTCAATGGGCAGAGTTGGTTTAGATACCGTGAAACTGCTCTTCGCAATGAACCAATGAATACGCGGGAAGAGacat ATGCTGCAATAAAGAAAATGCTTTCAACATTGGACGACCCATTCACTCGTTTCTTGGAACCCGAGAAATTCAAGAGTTTGCGG TCTGGCTCGCAAGGCACACTCACGGGTGTAGGTTTGTCGATTGGCTACCCAATGGCGCTTAATGGATCACCTTCAGGGCTTGCTGTCATGTCAGCCACCCCAGGAGGTCCTGCAGAAAAGTCTGGTATTCTTACTGGAGATATTATATTGGCAATTGACAACAGAAGCACAGAAGACATGGATATATATGATGCAGCAGAACGCTTACA GGGCCCTGAAGGAAGCTCAGTGGATTTGGACATTCGTAGTGGCTCCAATACCAGGCATGTTGTTGTGAA GAGACAAAAGGTCACTTTAAACCCAGTAAGGTCGAGGATGTGTGAAATTCCAGGTGCAAAAGATAACTCAAAGATTGGTTACATTAAATTGACAACTTTCAACCAGAACGCCGCAG GATCTGTTAAGGAAGCTCTTAAGAAATTAAGGGACAATGATGTGAAGTCTTTTGTATTGGATCTGCGAAATAACAG CGGTGGTCTTTTTCCTGAAGGAATTGAAATTGCAAAGATTTG GATGGACAAGGGTGttattgtgtatatatgtgataGCCAAGGTGTTCGTGACATCTATGAGGCAGATGGAATCAGTACGGTTGCGGCATCGGAGCCTTTAGTTGTGCTG GTAAACAAAGGGACTGCAAGCGCAAGTGAGATCCTTGCTGGGGCACTGAAGGACAACAAAAGGGCAGTGATATATGGGGAGCCAACATACGGGAAAGG GAAGATCCAGTCGGTGTTTGCGTTATCTGACGGCTCTGGCTTAGCTGTGACCGTTGCTCGCTATGAAACTCCTGCCCATACGGACATAGACAAG ATCGGCGTGATCCCGGACCGTCCGCTGCCGGCGTCATTCCCCACGGATGAAGACGCCTTCTGCAGCTGCCTCAGGGACTCCAGCTCTGCCTGCAACCTTAACGCTGCTCAGCTGTTCACAAGATGA